Below is a genomic region from Sorghum bicolor cultivar BTx623 chromosome 9, Sorghum_bicolor_NCBIv3, whole genome shotgun sequence.
GCACCAAAGATGTTTTACTACTCACCACAACTTGAGATGTATAATTAAAAGCAAAGACATTTTGGTTAGTCAAAAAGCCATCAAGAAAGGGGCCAATGAGAAACAGGGTCAGTGATTGGTAAGGGCAAGACTGGTAAAGCAGTTGGGTTGACGAGACCTTGAACTTCTTCTGGATGGTGTTAGTCATCTGATGAACGATTAAGGATTACAGAAACAGACCACAAAACAGAAACTCAAATGCATTAGAGTTATACAGCAAGCAAAAGGAAAGAAGCACTGGGTAATAGGACAAAATACAAGCACATTGACAAGTTCTTGTGTTTAATCATGACAACCTTCTGCTTATTTATAAGAGAGCAGTGTAAAAAGAAATAACAGCAGTTTGATCTCATGTTTTGATGTGAATGAAAACTAACTTTTCTTTGCCTTCTAGAACACTAGAACACCAAGGCTAGCCACATGAAAATAGGAGATGCTGTTGAAAATATGTGCACATCCTACTAAATAATACAAAACATTATCAGGCATTTCAACTTCAGTTTGTGGAAAGTAAATAGGAGCTGCTGCTGAAAGGATACAATTTGAGCAATGCAAGTCGTGATAATTGCCAGCAAGGACAGTATGGATCCGACAGCATTGAGTTGCAGATCAGTGACAGTTGCAACACCAACACCGAGAAGGAGCACAGAAAGGGACATCTGGATACTCCGACTGCAGAGTGAAATAAGAAACATGTTAGCTGATTTTCAAAAAAGAAAATGGTAGCCGAAGATATTATGGAAAAAATGCACAAAATGTATCGAACACAAACCTGAACTTCTTCCTGAAGAAAAGTGTCTCTAAAATGACAGTGCACGGGATGATTGCCAGCTTAGTCATCTAGATATAAAGGCATTTCAACATCAGTTAGGTAGATTGATTATTGTCTAAGGAAGAGGAACACCAATTATTCAACCACAATAAATACTTATAAAAGACCTTGTAAATCTAGTAAAAATAATAATCTAAAAAATGTGTCTAGCACAAGCAGAGTGGATGGTACATAAAGTTGAGAAAAAAGTGTATCGTACATTgtgtcaagaaaaaaaaagggggggcATATTGTGTAAAAAAAGGAGTGTATGGTACATGACAACGAGAACATAACTTTTTTCTCGACCTCTACATGAGTACTACCATCTATAGAAAATAAGTATTACTGATGCAGTACCAGAGTACCAGGCAAGTAATAAGTGCAGAATCAGAGTGAAATATATAGGAAATTCTGACTGGTGCAAGAATTACATTAAGAAGATAACTATGTACCTGGTAAAACCCAACAGAGTTGAAGCCAAGACTCAAGTTGAGGAGTCCAATGGAGATTCCATTAAGTACTCCAAATCCCATGACAGTTCTTGAATCGAAAGGCTTATGCTCAAAGAACTTCATCCACAATGCTACATGAAGGGAGCAGAATGTAACCAGCAGATGCCAGCTTGTCAAGGTAGTGGCTGCAAGACAAATACATATTTCACAAACATTAGAAGTCATTTAAAATCAGACTTACGTACAGTACATGTTGATAAAATAAGAACTACTACTCTGTCTGCCGTGAAATGTAAAGACTTCCGCAATTTTTAGGATAACATAGGCAAGGAGTGAAAAAACACATGTACCCCTCAATCAAGCACCTAAATCACATTGACGCAATTAAATACTACAAATTTGGGTAACCGATGCCATAAATGATAGTGTTAAATCCTTTCTATTTTGGTGGATTAGGCCAGAAGTTCTTTACATTTGTGGACAAATTTTGAAAACCAAGACCTTGCATTTGTGGACAAAGGGTGTAGTAGTATCTTATTGCATTGTGATACAAAGTATTAAAATTCAAGGCAGCACAGGACTGAGGCAAATTATGAGTACAAGTCAACCTACGTTATCGTTAAATAAAAAGatcattatataaaaacaaaaacggaAGATACGTCTCCTTACGATGCATGGGTACGTGACTTCTCATGCAAATCAAATGTGTCACCAGCACAAACAAGGATACTCCGTTGTGTCAAGCAACCTATGCAAAAAGCAACCAGGACATGACACCCAACCTCACTCACCAACTACATAGGAGTAACTCTAATCTAGAACATCAAGAGCCATCAAAGCTTTAGCAGAAAGCAAGTTAGCTCCAGGGTCACACATGTTTCACTTTCACCATTCACAATCAAACTGGCAGCAATCAACAACCGCTGAAGTTCCGACAGATACCAAATGGCACTCCTAGTCCTTCCTCGAAGTTATCACTGAAGATAAGCCCTGCAAACACCATCTGAAGTGCTGAACCTTGCGCACACAACTCCAGAACTATAGCCCCAATGGAGCACGCAGATCTACGCGAACCACCGAACGTCCAGCACGAgcatacacacacatataaCAAATCAAGAAAGTGAGGCAGGAAACAGTCAGATCTCACACCGAAGTTAAAGCCGAGGGAGCTCATGAGagccttgttgcagatgacaatGGAGACGGAGGACACCACGGAGAGGCTCAGCGCCCCCACCGTCCCCAGCTGGAACTTCTCCCCGCCGACACCCATCTCCGCGGCCCTCGAaacgcagcagcagcaccaccaCACCACCGGCACCGACAGACCAACCCGAGGAATGCCCCCGCCGAAAGATCACGAATTTCCAATCGAGCCGCCGGAATCACGCGGCCGGGTGCACCTGCAGCCGAGGAAAGACCCCATTTTGATCAGCAAACCACACCCAGCAAGCGCCCACGAGAAGGCAGGGTCGCGCCCGGTCAGACCTACCGCTCCTCCGTCGGCTTGGGAAACCAAGCAGAGCCCGCGGTCGGATCTGGGCGAGGAGGGGGCGCGAATCTGGGTAgcgcggcggcaatggcgaggaGATCTGGGGGAGGAGCGGGCGGGATCAAGGCGGTGGCGCTCGTGCCCCTCTCCGGTCTCGCGAATCAGGGACGGGGAGGAGGGTGGTTCTTTATTATATGGCTGGTCGGTCGGTCGCCGTCGGTGAGGAAAGCTGATTAGAGAGAGGGCATTGCTATTGCTGGTATTTTGACTCTGCAGTGGCAGTAATTACTTTGCTAACCttcaagatttttttttgtatgTGGGGCCAGCCTTCTTCCTTTTTCTTTCCTAGAATTGCAAAAACATGCTGAATGGAGAACTAGCTAAAAGCAGCCAGACTCACACGAGGATATACCACTTGAATTGTTGTATCCTCAACTTATCTTGTCTTTTTTTAATCTTGAATTGTATATTTCGTGCGCAACACGAAATGTAGACTCTGGTGATGAAATATTAACGGgtcttttttcttattttgaATTGTATATTTCGTGCGCAGCACGAAATATAGACCTTCGTACATCCTTATATATTAACTGAGAAAAACTCTGAAACCTAACCTCCACCCCTAACACACACGCAGAAATGTCTTTGTTTTTGTCATTTTCATGACTGTTTGGTCATTTTCTACCAAGTGAAATGCTGCTTACTGCCTCCGATTAAGTAGTCATCGCCTTTAGAAAAGAACTATAATCTATAGTGACGCATATCTCTTTCTCAGTGGAATATAATTAATGTTAAGCACTATATTTGTTCTAGGTTGGTGCCTTTCTAGCTTATTTTTTTTACTATAGTATATGTTAACCATGTTAGCACGTTGACACTCTTGATGTCATGACTtacctttttttttattatagTTCCCTTTCATGGTTAGGTAGCATGTTTACGTTTACTCTATAATGTGCAAAGAAGGCACAAAATGTGTTGCCGAATATGTGGGGCATGTAGTTGTTTGTTCGTGTATATCACCAAGTGGAACACTTTTGCTATATCATATTATATTGTGTTTCTCACTCTTTTCTATTCTTGATTAGACTTTAAGAAGTTCACTCAATAAatctaggaaaataaataattgGAGATTTAACGGGTTAGGAGGGAACTGAAGTACTTTTATATGCCTATGCCTATGCCTAAGAGTTCATTCACCCGTGTTATCCTTGTTCGTTtaggcttatcagccgaatctgtcagtcattcagcagtatttttttctcataataaatcagccaacagtactttctacCATAACTTATCA
It encodes:
- the LOC8080933 gene encoding UDP-xylose transporter 3, with the translated sequence MGVGGEKFQLGTVGALSLSVVSSVSIVICNKALMSSLGFNFATTLTSWHLLVTFCSLHVALWMKFFEHKPFDSRTVMGFGVLNGISIGLLNLSLGFNSVGFYQMTKLAIIPCTVILETLFFRKKFSRSIQMSLSVLLLGVGVATVTDLQLNAVGSILSLLAIITTCIAQIMTNTIQKKFKVSSTQLLYQSCPYQSLTLFLIGPFLDGFLTNQNVFAFNYTSQVVFFIVLSCLISVSVNFSTFLVIGKTSPVTYQVLGHLKTCLVLTFGYVLLHDPFSWRNILGILIAVVGMVLYSYFCTVETQQKNTEVSPQQVKESEAAPLISDSLSKAENGGGGVDDEPLKVPMWSSKYSRE